One Cellulomonas soli DNA window includes the following coding sequences:
- a CDS encoding amidohydrolase, with product MPADARLVPSTAFLDGLRAQTDRRRAAFTPLASPFAGADPAAESRVRAAAALDREPVLALARDLHAHPEVAFGEVRSVGAVADLLARRGVRASVGSHGLGTSLRAGLSAAGPDDGAVRPDAGPTIAVLAEYDALPDVGHACGHHLIAAAATGAFLALHRAAADGLRFPGRLLLLGTPAEEGSSGKELLARTGFFDGVDAAIMVHPFGYDVVDHPFLGRRQLRVTYHGVAAHASASPFMGRNALDAVALHYQAVAMLRQHLPPSDRVHGIVVEGGERPSVVPERATVEYYLRSAHPATLRDLSGRLGDIAHGAALATGTRAELEWDRAPFTLPVRTNAPLAARWARHQATQGRTALAGGVVPDILAASTDFGNVSVRLPGIHPMIAVGDPDVALHTRKFARAAGGPAGDAAVVDGAVGLALTALDYLLDPALRAAVRQDFEDAGGVLDVPGYFVDPLTRTPEGDLT from the coding sequence GTGCCCGCTGACGCCCGGCTGGTGCCCAGCACGGCGTTCCTCGACGGGCTGCGCGCGCAGACGGACCGCCGCCGTGCCGCGTTCACGCCCCTCGCCTCGCCGTTCGCCGGAGCAGACCCGGCCGCCGAGAGCCGGGTACGTGCCGCGGCTGCGCTCGACCGCGAACCCGTGCTCGCGCTGGCCCGCGACCTGCACGCGCACCCCGAGGTGGCGTTCGGCGAGGTCCGTTCGGTGGGTGCCGTGGCCGACCTTCTGGCGCGCCGAGGGGTGCGCGCGAGCGTGGGCTCGCACGGGCTCGGCACGTCGCTGCGGGCCGGGCTGAGCGCGGCCGGACCGGACGACGGTGCCGTGCGTCCCGACGCCGGACCGACGATCGCGGTGCTGGCCGAGTACGACGCCCTGCCGGACGTCGGGCACGCGTGCGGCCACCACCTGATCGCCGCGGCGGCCACCGGCGCGTTCCTCGCGCTGCACCGCGCGGCCGCCGACGGCCTGCGGTTCCCCGGACGCCTCCTGCTGCTGGGCACGCCGGCCGAGGAGGGCAGCTCGGGCAAGGAGCTGCTGGCGCGGACGGGGTTCTTCGACGGTGTGGACGCCGCGATCATGGTCCACCCGTTCGGCTACGACGTCGTCGACCACCCGTTCCTCGGTCGCCGGCAGCTGCGGGTGACGTACCACGGGGTCGCCGCGCACGCCTCGGCGAGCCCGTTCATGGGCCGCAACGCCCTCGATGCCGTCGCGCTGCACTACCAGGCCGTCGCGATGCTGCGTCAGCACCTGCCGCCCTCGGACCGCGTGCACGGCATCGTCGTCGAGGGGGGTGAGCGGCCCAGCGTGGTACCCGAACGGGCGACCGTCGAGTACTACCTGCGTTCGGCGCACCCGGCGACGCTGCGCGACCTGTCGGGGCGTCTGGGGGACATCGCCCACGGGGCGGCGCTCGCGACCGGGACCCGCGCCGAGCTGGAGTGGGACCGGGCGCCGTTCACGCTGCCGGTGCGCACCAACGCCCCGTTGGCCGCCCGGTGGGCGCGCCACCAGGCGACGCAGGGTCGCACGGCGCTCGCGGGCGGCGTGGTCCCCGACATCCTCGCGGCGTCCACCGACTTCGGGAACGTCAGCGTCCGGCTCCCCGGCATCCACCCGATGATCGCGGTCGGCGACCCGGACGTCGCCCTGCACACCCGGAAGTTCGCCCGCGCCGCAGGGGGCCCCGCGGGGGACGCCGCGGTGGTCGACGGCGCGGTGGGGCTCGCACTGACGGCCCTGGACTACCTGCTCGACCCGGCGCTGCGCGCGGCGGTCCGGCAGGACTTCGAGGACGCCGGGGGCGTCCTGGACGTGCCGGGGTACTTCGTCGACCCGCTCACCCGCACTCCTGAAGGAGACCTCACGTGA
- a CDS encoding LLM class flavin-dependent oxidoreductase, with protein sequence MKFQVLDIVPHAAHPVTGELLDTSTRLERVVETAQLAEQLGLDSFSVGERHAGDFLSSSPTVLLGALAQATDRILLSTGVTVLSLLDPVRVAEDYATVDVLSRGRLEIVIGKGNEDKHFPLFGLDIAHQYEYLEENHALLRLLLSQEDVRWAGTHRPSLEGATTLPRPFDGPFRIWHGSATSTFAVDLAARHGEPIVSANAFQPRENYKILIDRYREQLVAHGHDPAVGYVGSGSGGLFLADTTEQATEEYREVYEAFAQRGVVRHGGDQRPGKASSFTTIEDAVDRGPALVGSPERVAEKILDYHRAYGHDLQSVSLNPVLPYEQQHDVLRRFAEEVVPLVRREVSTTLWGPQDPGRARGLARFDGPPLGSQAQVPAGRTPDPARVVGTTLAG encoded by the coding sequence GTGAAGTTCCAGGTCCTGGACATCGTCCCGCACGCAGCCCATCCCGTGACCGGCGAGCTGCTGGACACCTCGACCCGCCTCGAACGGGTCGTGGAGACCGCTCAGCTGGCCGAACAGCTCGGGCTCGACTCGTTCTCGGTGGGGGAGCGGCATGCGGGCGACTTCCTGTCCTCGTCCCCGACCGTGCTGCTCGGCGCGCTGGCGCAGGCGACGGACCGGATCCTGCTGAGCACGGGCGTCACGGTGCTCTCGCTGCTCGACCCGGTGCGGGTCGCCGAGGACTACGCGACGGTCGACGTGCTCTCGCGGGGTCGGCTCGAGATCGTCATCGGCAAGGGCAACGAGGACAAGCACTTCCCGCTGTTCGGCCTCGACATCGCCCACCAGTACGAGTACCTGGAGGAGAACCACGCGCTGCTGCGGCTGCTGCTGAGCCAGGAGGACGTCCGCTGGGCGGGGACGCACCGCCCCTCGCTCGAGGGTGCGACCACGCTGCCCCGGCCGTTCGACGGTCCGTTCCGGATCTGGCACGGGTCGGCGACGAGCACGTTCGCCGTCGACCTGGCGGCCCGCCACGGCGAGCCGATCGTCTCGGCGAACGCGTTCCAGCCGCGCGAGAACTACAAAATCCTCATCGACCGCTACCGCGAACAGCTGGTGGCCCACGGCCACGACCCGGCGGTCGGCTACGTCGGGTCCGGTTCGGGAGGCCTGTTCCTGGCCGACACCACCGAGCAGGCGACCGAGGAGTACCGGGAGGTGTACGAGGCGTTCGCGCAGCGGGGGGTCGTCCGGCACGGTGGCGACCAGCGGCCCGGCAAGGCGTCCTCGTTCACCACGATCGAGGACGCGGTCGACCGCGGCCCGGCCCTCGTCGGCTCGCCCGAACGTGTCGCGGAGAAGATCCTCGACTACCACCGGGCCTACGGGCACGACCTGCAGTCGGTCTCGCTCAACCCGGTGCTGCCGTACGAGCAGCAGCACGACGTGCTGCGACGGTTCGCCGAGGAGGTCGTCCCGCTCGTGCGGCGCGAGGTGTCGACGACGCTGTGGGGGCCGCAGGACCCCGGTCGCGCCCGCGGGCTGGCCCGGTTCGACGGGCCCCCGCTCGGCTCGCAGGCACAGGTGCCCGCCGGGCGGACGCCCGATCCGGCTCGCGTGGTCGGGACTACCCTGGCGGGATGA
- a CDS encoding glutamate-5-semialdehyde dehydrogenase: MSATVDSPVQVSSDAAGPHGPSDEVVAQVRAVARRAKDASRVLATANRSTKDAALHALADALVASTDEIVAANAEDLARGRAAGTSAGLLDRLALDPGRIVAIADALRELAALPDPVGEVVRGSTLPNGLRLRQVRVPMGVVGMIYEARPNVTVDAAGLALKSGNAVVLRGGSAAARSNEVIVGVLAAALEQNGLPGDLVQSIDAWGREGAVALMHARGLVDVLVPRGGADLIRTVVRESTVPVVETGVGNCHVYVDETADLAMALPIILNAKTQRVGVCNAAETLLVHQAVADEFLPVALAALADAGVTIHADAESRRLAPEEVSVVPATDEDWATEYLSLDLAVKVVEDLDEALEHIRAWSSGHTEAIVTRDLAASERFVAEVDSAAVMVNASTRFTDGGQLGLGAEIGISTQKLHARGPMGLAELTTTKWIVHGDGHVRP, encoded by the coding sequence ATGAGCGCCACCGTCGACTCCCCGGTGCAGGTCTCCTCCGACGCCGCCGGTCCGCACGGCCCCTCGGACGAGGTCGTCGCGCAGGTCCGCGCGGTCGCACGCCGCGCCAAGGACGCCTCGCGCGTGCTCGCCACGGCCAACCGCTCCACCAAGGACGCGGCGCTGCACGCGTTGGCCGACGCACTCGTGGCGTCGACCGACGAGATCGTGGCGGCGAACGCCGAGGACCTCGCGCGCGGCCGGGCGGCAGGGACGTCCGCGGGGCTGCTGGACCGGCTGGCGCTCGACCCCGGACGGATCGTGGCCATCGCGGACGCCCTGCGCGAGCTCGCGGCGCTCCCGGACCCGGTCGGTGAGGTCGTGCGCGGCTCGACGCTGCCCAACGGGCTTCGCCTGCGGCAGGTCCGTGTCCCGATGGGTGTCGTCGGCATGATCTACGAGGCGCGCCCGAACGTGACGGTCGACGCCGCGGGGCTCGCGCTCAAGAGCGGCAACGCGGTCGTCCTGCGGGGCGGTTCGGCGGCCGCCCGCAGCAACGAGGTCATCGTCGGCGTGCTCGCCGCCGCGCTCGAGCAGAACGGCCTGCCCGGCGACCTGGTGCAGTCGATCGACGCGTGGGGCCGGGAAGGTGCGGTGGCCCTCATGCATGCGCGCGGTCTGGTCGACGTGCTCGTGCCGCGAGGCGGCGCCGACCTGATCCGGACCGTGGTGCGCGAGTCGACGGTGCCCGTCGTGGAGACCGGCGTCGGCAACTGCCACGTCTACGTCGACGAGACCGCCGACCTGGCGATGGCGCTGCCGATCATCCTCAACGCCAAGACGCAGCGCGTGGGCGTGTGCAACGCCGCCGAGACGCTGCTGGTCCACCAGGCCGTGGCCGACGAGTTCCTGCCGGTGGCCCTGGCTGCGCTCGCGGACGCCGGCGTGACGATCCACGCGGACGCCGAGTCCCGTCGCCTGGCACCCGAGGAGGTGTCGGTGGTCCCGGCCACCGACGAGGACTGGGCCACCGAGTACCTGTCGCTCGACCTGGCCGTGAAGGTCGTCGAGGACCTGGACGAGGCGCTCGAGCACATCCGTGCATGGAGCTCGGGTCACACCGAGGCGATCGTGACGCGCGACCTGGCGGCCTCCGAGCGGTTCGTCGCCGAGGTCGACTCGGCGGCCGTGATGGTGAACGCCTCGACGCGGTTCACCGACGGCGGTCAGCTGGGCCTGGGGGCGGAGATCGGCATCTCGACGCAGAAGCTGCACGCGCGTGGTCCGATGGGCCTGGCCGAGCTGACGACCACGAAGTGGATCGTCCACGGCGACGGGCACGTGCGGCCCTGA
- the nadD gene encoding nicotinate-nucleotide adenylyltransferase yields MTQVHPGRPRVGVMGGTFDPVHHGHLVAASEAQARFDLDEVIFVPTGLPTFKLDQDVTVAEHRYLMTVIATASNPRFTVSRVDIERDGVTYTVDTLRDLRAQRPDADLFFITGADAVEQILTWKDAGELFDMAHFVAVTRPGHALSVAGLPDDRVSLLEIPALAISSTDVRARARAGEPVWYLVPDGVVQYIAKHRLYRGQS; encoded by the coding sequence ATGACCCAGGTGCACCCCGGTCGACCCCGCGTCGGCGTCATGGGCGGCACCTTCGACCCGGTGCACCACGGGCACCTGGTCGCGGCGAGCGAGGCGCAGGCACGCTTCGACCTCGACGAGGTGATCTTCGTGCCGACCGGGCTGCCGACGTTCAAGCTCGACCAGGACGTGACGGTCGCCGAGCACCGCTACCTGATGACGGTCATCGCGACCGCGTCGAACCCGCGGTTCACGGTCAGCAGGGTCGACATCGAGCGTGACGGGGTGACGTACACGGTCGACACGCTCCGGGACCTCAGGGCGCAGCGCCCGGATGCCGATCTCTTCTTCATCACCGGCGCCGACGCCGTCGAGCAGATCCTCACGTGGAAGGATGCGGGGGAGCTGTTCGACATGGCGCATTTCGTGGCGGTCACCCGCCCCGGCCATGCGCTGTCGGTCGCCGGTCTGCCCGACGACCGGGTGAGCCTGCTGGAGATCCCCGCCCTGGCGATCTCCTCGACAGACGTCCGCGCGAGGGCACGCGCGGGCGAACCGGTCTGGTACCTCGTCCCTGACGGGGTCGTCCAGTACATCGCGAAGCACAGGTTGTATCGAGGTCAGTCATGA
- the rsfS gene encoding ribosome silencing factor — MPATERAIELTIAAARAAADIKAEEIIALDVSEQLVLTDVFLIASGTNERQVGAIVDAVEEALFKLGAKPVRREGKGQGRWVLIDFGDVVVHVQHQEDRVYYALERLWKDCPVIELPADARGADEAHA, encoded by the coding sequence GTGCCCGCGACCGAACGCGCCATCGAGCTGACCATCGCGGCGGCCCGCGCAGCCGCCGACATCAAGGCCGAGGAGATCATCGCGCTCGACGTCAGCGAGCAGCTCGTGCTCACCGACGTCTTCCTCATCGCCTCGGGCACCAACGAGCGGCAGGTCGGCGCGATCGTCGACGCCGTCGAGGAGGCCCTCTTCAAGCTCGGAGCCAAGCCTGTCCGCCGTGAGGGCAAGGGGCAGGGCCGCTGGGTGCTCATCGACTTCGGCGACGTCGTCGTGCACGTGCAGCACCAGGAGGACCGGGTCTACTACGCGCTCGAGCGCCTGTGGAAGGACTGCCCGGTCATCGAGCTGCCCGCCGACGCGCGAGGAGCCGACGAGGCGCACGCGTGA
- a CDS encoding histidine phosphatase family protein, with product MTAGRLVLWRHGRTAYNADARLQGQIDIPLDDVGHWQAATAAPALLRRRTPARIITSDLVRARETAGYLGALSGVEVELDPRLRERSFGLWEGLTGEEIQAGWPVEFAHWRNHTDPAGVEAEPRRAVAVRVLEAVGEHAATLDKRDTLVLVAHGAAISTAVNVLIGMDAEWRGITGMSNAHWAELVATGPGAEPAWRLTGYNVGPLDASSDWDAGPDEVTSEADAGTRDPD from the coding sequence GTGACCGCGGGTCGTCTGGTCCTCTGGCGGCACGGCCGGACCGCGTACAACGCGGACGCGCGCCTCCAGGGGCAGATCGACATCCCGCTGGACGACGTCGGGCACTGGCAGGCCGCCACGGCCGCGCCCGCTCTGCTGCGCCGCCGCACGCCGGCGCGCATCATCACCTCCGACCTCGTCCGTGCCCGCGAGACCGCCGGCTACCTCGGCGCGCTCAGCGGCGTCGAGGTCGAGCTCGACCCCCGGCTGCGCGAGCGCAGCTTCGGCCTGTGGGAAGGGCTGACCGGCGAGGAGATCCAGGCCGGCTGGCCGGTGGAGTTCGCGCACTGGCGCAACCACACCGATCCCGCCGGGGTTGAGGCAGAGCCGAGGCGCGCGGTCGCCGTGCGCGTGCTGGAGGCCGTCGGCGAGCACGCCGCCACGCTCGACAAGCGCGACACCCTCGTCCTCGTCGCCCACGGTGCGGCGATCTCGACCGCCGTGAACGTGCTCATCGGGATGGACGCCGAGTGGCGGGGCATCACGGGCATGTCGAACGCCCACTGGGCCGAGCTCGTCGCGACCGGCCCGGGCGCCGAACCGGCGTGGCGGCTCACCGGCTACAACGTCGGCCCGCTCGACGCCTCGTCCGACTGGGATGCCGGTCCCGACGAGGTCACCTCCGAGGCCGACGCCGGGACCCGGGACCCCGATTAG
- a CDS encoding site-specific integrase, with protein MRHGRPRTPIGTFGEVLLTDLGGRYRASTRYRDLDGRLRKVTAVGSSQRRARTRLQERLVDRAGYGSGGLLSVASPFGDLCRLWLADLELRDISEGTKANYRDDLRLHVRPAFERYVLGEITTGRVEWFLRQQAALSYSRAKHTRSLLNQLFAFALRHDAIARNPVEGTSPLNRPKREIQAMTLEQVQAIRAAADNWRSGAALAGPKPDGKVRDICEVLLGTSMRPGEVLALRPCDVRETRQGMVVHVRGTVVRRQRRADFRQDQPKTDASNRSIAVPEFAAQVLRRRIGAMGPDQREVTIFHNRNGGVITLHNLRRTFREFLRDAGLADSGITPRWYRRTGATVLARGLGIDAAAAFLGHTSTAVTEGHYVAPDLSIDMAPARVLERALRPVDPDGVPLAAGASDEETDALEVIDRQDAGGEGA; from the coding sequence GTGAGGCATGGGCGCCCACGCACCCCGATCGGCACGTTCGGCGAGGTGCTGCTGACCGACCTGGGCGGCCGGTACCGGGCCTCGACCCGGTACCGGGACCTGGACGGGCGCCTGCGCAAGGTGACCGCCGTCGGTTCCAGCCAGCGCCGGGCGCGCACCCGGTTGCAGGAGCGGTTGGTCGACCGGGCCGGGTACGGCAGCGGGGGACTGCTCAGCGTGGCCAGCCCGTTCGGCGACCTGTGTCGGCTGTGGCTGGCCGACCTGGAGCTGCGGGACATCTCCGAGGGCACCAAGGCCAACTACCGCGACGACCTGCGCCTGCACGTGCGCCCCGCGTTCGAGCGGTACGTGCTGGGCGAGATCACGACCGGTCGCGTCGAGTGGTTCCTGCGCCAGCAGGCCGCGCTGTCCTACTCCCGCGCCAAGCACACCCGCAGCCTGCTCAACCAGCTGTTCGCCTTCGCGCTGCGGCACGACGCCATCGCCCGCAACCCGGTCGAGGGAACCTCGCCGCTGAACCGGCCCAAGCGCGAGATCCAGGCCATGACCCTGGAGCAGGTGCAGGCCATCCGGGCCGCCGCGGACAACTGGCGGTCCGGGGCGGCACTGGCTGGGCCCAAGCCCGACGGGAAGGTCCGCGACATCTGCGAGGTGCTGCTGGGCACCTCCATGCGCCCCGGGGAGGTCCTCGCGCTGCGCCCGTGCGACGTGCGCGAGACACGGCAGGGCATGGTGGTTCACGTGCGAGGGACAGTGGTGCGCCGGCAGCGGAGGGCCGACTTCCGCCAGGACCAGCCGAAGACTGACGCCTCGAACCGGAGCATCGCCGTGCCGGAGTTCGCCGCGCAGGTGCTGCGCCGACGGATCGGTGCGATGGGACCTGACCAGCGAGAGGTCACCATATTCCACAACCGCAACGGCGGCGTGATCACCCTGCACAACCTGCGCCGCACCTTCCGCGAGTTCCTGCGGGACGCGGGCCTGGCGGACTCAGGGATCACACCCCGCTGGTACCGGCGCACCGGTGCGACTGTCCTGGCGCGCGGACTGGGCATCGATGCGGCGGCCGCGTTCCTCGGGCACACCAGCACCGCGGTCACCGAGGGCCACTATGTCGCGCCCGACCTGTCGATCGACATGGCCCCGGCTCGCGTCCTGGAACGAGCGCTTCGGCCGGTCGACCCGGACGGTGTGCCCCTGGCCGCGGGCGCCAGCGACGAGGAGACCGATGCCCTCGAGGTGATCGACCGGCAGGACGCCGGTGGTGAGGGTGCCTGA
- a CDS encoding ROK family transcriptional regulator, whose translation MVENADARPDVAREIAREVLVHGPVERSELGRRLNLSPASLTRLCKPYFDAGLFIERQEVQRATVGRRPRPIDVRVEARTFVGIKLTGDDAIGVLTDLRANVLRTEQMPLRGLSLAGVVDQLEVLVKTLTQGARVDGVGISLGGRVRDRRVVTQAVFLGWEDVALADALESVLGVPVRVENDVVALMAAEHWFGPARALDSFALVTIGAGVGYALVIRGEIVTSPDVGLAPMGHAPLEPNGPLCERGHRGCATAVLTIPGMCAQVASVRGAPVTFEEILHDARHGDVVSTSVVQASARALGRLVAWIANATTVTTVVLSGEGNGLFGAAEQTVRDACADDRQPESHPVQFIVEEPDFIMWARGAAAVAIQDVVVG comes from the coding sequence GTGGTGGAGAACGCGGATGCCAGGCCCGACGTGGCCCGGGAGATCGCGCGTGAGGTGCTCGTGCACGGTCCGGTCGAGCGTTCCGAGCTCGGACGCCGGCTCAACCTCTCGCCCGCCAGCCTCACCCGGCTGTGCAAGCCCTACTTCGACGCCGGCCTGTTCATCGAGCGCCAGGAGGTGCAGCGCGCCACCGTCGGGCGGCGCCCGCGCCCCATCGACGTCCGCGTCGAGGCACGCACGTTCGTCGGCATCAAGCTCACCGGCGACGACGCCATCGGGGTGCTGACCGACCTGCGCGCCAACGTGCTGCGCACCGAGCAGATGCCACTGCGCGGCCTGTCGCTCGCCGGGGTCGTCGACCAGCTCGAGGTCCTCGTCAAGACCCTGACCCAAGGCGCGCGCGTCGACGGGGTCGGCATCAGCCTCGGCGGCCGGGTGCGCGACCGGCGGGTGGTGACCCAGGCCGTCTTCCTCGGCTGGGAGGACGTCGCCCTCGCCGACGCGCTCGAGTCCGTCCTGGGCGTGCCCGTGCGGGTCGAGAACGATGTCGTCGCGCTCATGGCCGCCGAGCACTGGTTCGGACCGGCGCGCGCCCTCGACTCCTTCGCGCTGGTGACCATCGGCGCCGGCGTGGGCTACGCCCTCGTGATCCGCGGCGAGATCGTCACCAGCCCCGACGTCGGGCTCGCGCCCATGGGGCACGCACCCCTGGAACCCAACGGTCCGCTGTGCGAGCGCGGGCACCGCGGCTGCGCCACCGCCGTGCTCACGATCCCCGGGATGTGCGCCCAGGTCGCGTCGGTCCGCGGCGCGCCCGTCACGTTCGAGGAGATCCTGCACGACGCCAGGCACGGCGACGTGGTCTCCACCTCGGTCGTCCAGGCTTCCGCACGCGCGCTCGGCCGCCTGGTCGCCTGGATCGCGAACGCGACCACCGTGACCACCGTCGTGCTCTCCGGCGAGGGCAACGGCCTGTTCGGGGCAGCCGAGCAGACCGTGCGTGACGCCTGTGCGGACGACCGTCAGCCCGAGTCCCACCCCGTGCAGTTCATCGTCGAGGAGCCCGACTTCATCATGTGGGCGCGCGGCGCCGCAGCCGTGGCGATCCAGGACGTCGTCGTGGGCTGA
- a CDS encoding alpha-galactosidase translates to MQRGFLPGDVHGRTYHHLRAAGVSVVVVTSAERMPHLVHWGADLGDLGEDALAALDVAAVPPLTHNTYEVSRDATLVPAFHAGWLGRPGVLGSRRGRDWSPLFTDVQHVREDADRAQRIVSGAVDPVAGLALRHELELDASGLLRLRVALTNTADEEYEVSALRVALPVPAQADELLDFTGRHTVERVPQRQPFTMGLHAREVRQGRPGLDSPYLMIAGRQGFAFRSGQVWGVHLGFSGNQDLYAERIPNGARVLGAGELLQPGEIVLGAGESYESPWVYASYGEGLDQLAGRFHTYLRARPQHPRSPRPVLVNTWEATYFDHDLARLTALADAAAEAGVERFVLDDGWFGSRRDDTSGLGDWQVSPEAWPDGLGPLVDHVRGRGMQFGIWVEPEMVNLDSDLARAHPEWVFTTGGRLASPARFQHGLDLTHPEAWDHILSALDDLLSAYDIGYVKWDHNRTLVEAGHHPDGRPAIHAQTLAVYAMLDELRRRHPGVEFESCASGGGRVDLGILERTDRVWASDCNDALERVEIQRWTQLLLPPELIGAHIGPSPAHTTGRRHGMQLRAGTAVFGHLGIESDLTALSDEETDEVAAWVAFYRAHRDLLHSGTVVNVDHPDPAVVAHGVVSTDRDQAVFAVTMVRRSVTWPPGPLTLPGLDPDTTYTLTLVTPGDGDETRPLPLWASDGVALTGRQLEQVGLQMLPLLPERLFLLRADALR, encoded by the coding sequence ATGCAACGAGGCTTCCTCCCCGGTGACGTCCATGGCCGCACGTACCACCACCTGCGGGCCGCAGGTGTGAGCGTGGTCGTGGTGACCTCCGCCGAGCGGATGCCGCACCTGGTGCACTGGGGCGCCGACCTCGGGGACCTCGGTGAGGACGCGCTGGCCGCCCTCGACGTCGCGGCCGTCCCGCCGCTGACCCACAACACGTACGAGGTGTCCCGGGACGCGACCCTTGTCCCGGCCTTCCACGCGGGGTGGCTCGGACGCCCCGGGGTGCTCGGCTCGCGCCGCGGACGTGACTGGTCACCGCTCTTCACCGACGTGCAGCACGTGCGCGAGGACGCCGACCGCGCGCAGCGCATCGTCTCGGGCGCCGTCGACCCCGTTGCGGGCCTGGCGCTACGCCACGAGCTCGAGCTCGACGCCTCCGGCCTGCTGCGGCTGCGCGTCGCGCTGACGAACACCGCCGACGAGGAGTACGAGGTCAGTGCCTTGCGGGTCGCCCTGCCCGTGCCGGCGCAGGCCGACGAGCTGCTGGACTTCACAGGTCGCCACACCGTCGAGCGCGTACCCCAGCGCCAGCCGTTCACCATGGGCCTGCACGCCCGCGAGGTCCGCCAGGGCCGACCCGGGCTCGACTCGCCGTACCTCATGATCGCCGGGCGGCAGGGGTTCGCGTTCCGCTCCGGGCAGGTCTGGGGCGTGCACCTGGGGTTCAGCGGCAACCAGGACCTGTACGCCGAGCGCATCCCCAACGGGGCCCGCGTGCTCGGCGCCGGCGAGCTCCTGCAGCCGGGCGAGATCGTGCTCGGCGCGGGGGAGTCGTACGAGAGCCCCTGGGTCTACGCCTCGTACGGCGAAGGCCTGGACCAGCTCGCCGGGCGCTTCCACACCTACCTGCGCGCGCGTCCGCAGCACCCCCGCTCGCCGCGGCCCGTGCTCGTCAACACGTGGGAGGCCACGTACTTCGACCACGACCTCGCCCGGCTGACCGCCCTGGCGGACGCGGCGGCCGAGGCCGGGGTCGAGCGGTTCGTGCTCGACGACGGCTGGTTCGGTTCCCGCCGCGACGACACCAGCGGCCTGGGCGACTGGCAGGTCTCGCCGGAGGCGTGGCCGGACGGCCTGGGACCGCTCGTCGACCACGTGCGCGGTCGGGGGATGCAGTTCGGCATCTGGGTCGAGCCGGAGATGGTCAACCTCGACTCCGACCTCGCCCGCGCGCACCCCGAGTGGGTCTTCACGACCGGGGGCCGACTGGCCAGCCCGGCGCGGTTCCAGCACGGCCTGGACCTGACGCACCCCGAGGCCTGGGACCACATCCTCTCCGCGCTGGACGACCTGCTGTCTGCCTACGACATCGGGTACGTCAAGTGGGACCACAACCGCACCCTGGTGGAGGCCGGTCACCACCCGGACGGCCGTCCGGCCATCCACGCTCAGACGCTCGCGGTGTACGCGATGCTCGACGAGCTGCGGCGCCGCCACCCGGGCGTGGAGTTCGAGTCGTGCGCCTCCGGCGGCGGCCGGGTCGACCTGGGGATCCTCGAGCGCACCGACCGGGTGTGGGCCAGCGACTGCAACGACGCCCTCGAGCGGGTCGAGATCCAGCGCTGGACGCAGCTGCTGCTGCCGCCCGAGCTCATCGGCGCGCACATCGGCCCGTCGCCCGCGCACACGACGGGGCGTCGGCACGGCATGCAGCTGCGCGCGGGCACCGCGGTCTTCGGCCACCTGGGCATCGAGTCGGACCTGACGGCGCTGTCCGACGAGGAGACCGACGAGGTCGCCGCGTGGGTGGCGTTCTACCGTGCGCACCGCGACCTGCTGCACTCCGGGACGGTCGTCAACGTCGACCACCCGGACCCGGCCGTCGTGGCGCACGGCGTCGTCTCGACGGACCGCGACCAGGCCGTGTTCGCCGTGACGATGGTGCGTCGATCGGTGACGTGGCCGCCCGGGCCCCTGACCCTGCCGGGCCTGGATCCGGACACGACCTACACGCTCACCCTGGTGACGCCCGGCGACGGTGACGAGACGCGGCCCCTGCCGTTGTGGGCGAGCGACGGTGTCGCGCTCACGGGCCGACAGCTCGAGCAGGTCGGTCTCCAGATGCTCCCGCTGCTGCCCGAACGGCTGTTCCTGCTGCGCGCGGACGCCCTCCGCTAG